In Erigeron canadensis isolate Cc75 chromosome 7, C_canadensis_v1, whole genome shotgun sequence, one DNA window encodes the following:
- the LOC122608692 gene encoding disease resistance protein RUN1-like, giving the protein MIEITTMGALIVTAVGIVLATILLVITATKVFSRSHSKASTIIPDKSSSIITTSSSSSRSWKYDVFLSFRGEDTRKTFVDHLYFALEQHGILTYKDDVTLDRGDTIGPSLLKAIEESEIALVIFSEHFADSSWCLDELSCIMKCHQEKRGQIVMPIFYNVDPSDVSDQISQFGKAFAKHKNNNNKVVSWKKALVDASNMAGWEPKHVANG; this is encoded by the coding sequence ATGATAGAAATTACAACAATGGGAGCTCTCATTGTTACGGCGGTGGGTATTGTACTTGCAACTATATTACTAGTAATAACAGCTACCAAGGTGTTTTCACGCAGTCACTCAAAAGCTAGTACTATTATTCCAgacaaatcatcatcaataataacaacatcatcttcatcttctcggTCGTGGAAATATGATGTGTTTCTTAGTTTTAGAGGTGAAGATACACGCAAGACTTTTGTAGACCATCTCTACTTTGCTCTCGAACAACATGGCATCCTTACATACAAGGATGATGTGACACTTGATCGGGGTGACACCATCGGTCCATCACTCTTGAAGGCGATTGAAGAATCGGAGATTGCTCTCGTTATATTTTCTGAACATTTTGCTGATTCTTCTTGGTGTTTGGATGAGCTTTCATGTATTATGAAATGCCACCAAGAAAAAAGAGGCCAAATTGTTATGCCTATATTTTATAATGTGGATCCCTCTGATGTGAGTGACCAGATAAGTCAATTTGGTAAAGCATTTGCCAAacacaaaaacaacaacaacaaagttGTATCATGGAAAAAAGCACTCGTTGATGCAAGTAACATGGCTGGTTGGGAACCCAAGCACGTTGCCAATGggtaa
- the LOC122608732 gene encoding probable carbohydrate esterase At4g34215: MLPLIYTYLVLSSALHLADATPTKSIFILAGQSNMSGRGGVVNLTWDGYIPRQASSNPTILRLSSKLTWVVAAEPLHKDIDTAKVCGVGPGMSFANSLLRKDPSIGVVALVPCAIGGTNISEWVRGGELYKQMIRRTKAAVNEGGIIRGLLWYQGESDTLNIEDAQAYKSRLHRFFLDVRADLHLPLLPIVQVALASISGPYTNMVREAQLGLKLVNLRTVDAMGLSMQQPENLHLTTPAQVSLGKMLTNAFMRIGHRKS, translated from the exons ATGCTCCCTTTAATTTACACCTACCTAGTACTCTCCTCAGCTTTACATCTAGCGGATGCAACGCCAACCAAGAGTATTTTCATCTTAGCCGGCCAGAGCAATATGTCTGGCCGGGGCGGGGTAGTAAACTTGACGTGGGATGGTTACATCCCACGTCAAGCTTCTTCAAACCCCACCATCCTACGTCTAAGTTCCAAACTAACCTGGGTAGTGGCTGCAGAGCCACTACACAAAGACATCGACACTGCAAAAGTATGCGGTGTTGGTCCAGGAATGTCATTTGCAAATTCACTCTTAAGAAAAGATCCAAGCATTGGGGTGGTGGCGTTGGTTCCTTGTGCAATTGGAGGGACTAATATTAGTGAATGGGTTCGCGGTGGGGAGCTTTATAAACAGATGATTCGACGAACGAAAGCTGCAGTAAACGAAGGAGGGATCATCCGTGGGTTGTTGTGGTATCAAGGGGAAAGTGATACGTTAAATATTGAAGATGCACAGGCATACAAGAGTAGATTGCATCGGTTTTTCTTGGATGTTCGGGCTGATTTACATTTGCCCCTGCTTCCTATAGTTCAG GTAGCTTTGGCATCTATATCCGGACCTTACACAAACATGGTGAGGGAGGCTCAACTAGGACTAAAGCTTGTGAACTTAAGGACCGTTGATGCAATGGGGCTAAGTATGCAACAACCAGAAAACTTGCACCTCACTACACCAGCTCAAGTGTCTCTTGGAAAAATGTTGACAAATGCCTTCATGCGAATTGGCCATCGCAAGTCATAA
- the LOC122608627 gene encoding probable carbohydrate esterase At4g34215: MLPLYLSYITLFISITVTVANAAAGKSIFLLAGQSNMSGRGGVVNNTWDNYIPPESYPNLAILRLSADLNWQLATEPLHRDIDSKNICGIGPGMAFASSLLQKDSTIGVVGLVPCAVGGTNISEWARGGVLYKQLLRRAEAALEGGGTIRGLLWYQGESDTVTREDAESYKTRLQSFFLHLRADLLLPVLPIIQVALASGEGPYIEMVRESQLGMDLVNLRTIDAKGLVLETDGLHLTTPSQVSLGKMLANGFLQTQPSSIVSTASITSQNSLMNLLAGFLGFAHISLLLICN, from the exons ATGCTTCCTTTGTATCTATCCTACATTACTCTATTCATCTCTATCACCGTAACCGTAGCTAATGCAGCAGCAGGCAAGAGCATTTTCCTCTTGGCCGGCCAGAGCAACATGTCGGGAAGAGGTGGTGTCGTGAACAACACATGGGACAACTACATCCCACCTGAATCATACCCCAACCTCGCCATCCTACGTCTCAGTGCTGACCTAAACTGGCAACTGGCCACTGAGCCTCTACACCGAGATATTGACAGTAAAAATATATGTGGGATTGGGCCTGGAATGGCATTTGCGAGTTCTTTGTTACAAAAGGATTCGACCATTGGGGTGGTTGGTTTGGTTCCTTGTGCTGTTGGAGGGACTAATATTAGTGAATGGGCTCGTGGTGGGGTGCTCTACAAGCAGTTGTTAAGGCGGGCTGAGGCAGCCTTAGAGGGTGGAGGTACCATTCGCGGGTTGTTGTGGTATCAAGGGGAGAGTGATACTGTTACCCGAGAAGATGCCGAATCGTATAAAACTAGGCTGCAGagtttctttcttcatctgcgTGCTGATCTCCTTTTGCCTGTGCTACCCATTATCCAG GTAGCACTAGCATCTGGAGAAGGACCATACATAGAGATGGTGAGAGAATCCCAATTGGGAATGGATCTAGTGAACTTACGGACCATTGATGCCAAGGGTCTGGTCCTTGAAACAGATGGGTTGCACCTGACCACACCATCTCAGGTCTCTCTAGGGAAAATGCTAGCCAATGGCTTCCTTCAGACCCAACCTTCTTCCATCGTGAGTACCGCTTCGATAACATCTCAAAACTCTCTGATGAATTTGTTGGCTGGATTTTTAGGCTTTGCACATATATCATTGTTACTGATTTGTAATTGA